TCCGGAGATCAAGTAGTTCGGGGACGATCTTCATGGCGAACGCGGGACAACAACTCGGGCATCTGGAGCGTGGAATCGGTCTGTGGGGGGCGCTGTCGGCCAATGTGTTGAACATGGTCGGCGTAGGCCCCTTTCTTACTATTCCTCTGGCGCTGGCAGCGATGGGCGGTCCCCAGGCGATGCTCGGTTGGATCCTGGGAGCGCTGCTGGCGTTGTGCGATGGGATGATATGGGCCGAGCTTGGCTCCAGGATTCCCAACTCCGGCGGTTCCTATCACTACCTGCTGATGGCTTTCGGTCCCAAGAGGCTCGGACGCCTGATGGCTTTTCTCTTCCTCTGGCAATCACTGCTGGTGGGGCCCATCTCCATCGCCTCAGGCGCAGTAGGCTTCGCGGACTACGCCAGCGTCTTCCATCCCATGTCGGCTGGTCAGTTGAAGCTGATAGCGATGGTGTTGTGTCTGTTCAATATGGCCGTGCTCTACCGCTCGATCCGCTCCATCGGAGTGCTGTCGGTTGTCGTCACAGTGATTGTGCTGGCGACCTGTTGTTGGATCATCCTGAGCGGCATTACACACTTCCATCCGGCTACCGCCTTCAATTTTCCTCCCCACGCCTTCCATCTCTCCCATACATTCTGGCTTGGCCTCGGCTCCGCAACCCTGATCGCAACCTACGATTACGGCGGCTACAACAATGTCTGCCTGTTGGGCGGAGAGGTCAGAAATCCAACCAAAAATATTCCGCGCGTTGTGCTGCTCTCGATTGTGTTGGTGGCAGCCATGTACCTGGCGATGAATATCTCGATCCTTGGCACGTTGCCATGGCGTGAGGCGCAACATTCGAAGGTGATCGTCTCCGACTTTATGTGGGCGGTGCATGGAGCATGGGCCGCCAAAGCAGTCTCCATCCTGATCCTGATCGCAAGCTGGGGATCGGCCTTTGCCATCCTGCTCGGGTATTCGCGCATTCCCTATGCGGCCGCGGCAAATGGAGAGTTCCCCGCTGTCTTCGCCAGGGTGCATCCGAAGGATCACTTTCCAACCGTCTCGCTCATCTACATGGGGATTGCCTCGATGGCGATGTGTTTCTTCTCGCTGGCTGATCTGATTGCGGGACTGATCGTGATTCAGACTATGCTGCAGTTTCTCGGACAGTGTATTGCGGTTATGTTGCTGCGGCGGCAGTCACCACCTGCACCCGGCAGGT
This genomic window from Terriglobus albidus contains:
- a CDS encoding APC family permease, which translates into the protein MANAGQQLGHLERGIGLWGALSANVLNMVGVGPFLTIPLALAAMGGPQAMLGWILGALLALCDGMIWAELGSRIPNSGGSYHYLLMAFGPKRLGRLMAFLFLWQSLLVGPISIASGAVGFADYASVFHPMSAGQLKLIAMVLCLFNMAVLYRSIRSIGVLSVVVTVIVLATCCWIILSGITHFHPATAFNFPPHAFHLSHTFWLGLGSATLIATYDYGGYNNVCLLGGEVRNPTKNIPRVVLLSIVLVAAMYLAMNISILGTLPWREAQHSKVIVSDFMWAVHGAWAAKAVSILILIASWGSAFAILLGYSRIPYAAAANGEFPAVFARVHPKDHFPTVSLIYMGIASMAMCFFSLADLIAGLIVIQTMLQFLGQCIAVMLLRRQSPPAPGRFRMPLYPLPALVALAGWLYIVGTSQLKHVAVGAGLIVAGAAVFLFQANRAQEWPFQQA